Proteins encoded within one genomic window of Bos mutus isolate GX-2022 chromosome 9, NWIPB_WYAK_1.1, whole genome shotgun sequence:
- the CCN2 gene encoding CCN family member 2, with protein sequence MSATGLGPVRCAFVLLLALCSRPASSQDCSAPCQCPAGPAPRCPAGVSLVLDGCGCCRVCAKQLSELCTERDPCDPHKGLFCDFGSPANRKIGVCTAKDGAPCVFGGTVYQSGESFQSSCKYQCTCLDGSVGCVPLCSVDVRLPSPDCPFPRRVKLPGKCCEEWVCDEPKEHTVVGPALAAYRPEDTFGPDPTMIRANCLVQTTEWSACSKTCGMGISTRVTNDNAFCRLEKQSRLCMVRPCEADLEENIKKGKKCIRTPKISKPIKFELSGCTSMKTYRAKFCGVCTDGRCCTPHRTTTLPVEFKCPDGEVMKKSMMFIKTCACHYNCPGDNDIFESLYYRKMYGDMA encoded by the exons ATGTCAGCCACCGGCCTGGGCCCGGTCCGCTGCGCCTTCGTGCTCCTGCTCGCCCTCTGCAGCCGG CCCGCCTCCAGCCAGGACTGCAGCGCCCCGTGCCAGTGCCCTGCCGGCCCGGCGCCGCGCTGCCCCGCCGGCGTCAGCTTGGTGCTGGACGGCTGCGGCTGCTGCCGCGTGTGCGCCAAGCAGCTGAGCGAGTTGTGTACCGAGCGCGACCCCTGCGATCCGCACAAGGGCCTCTTCTGCGACTTCGGCTCCCCGGCCAACCGCAAGATCGGCGTGTGCACCG CTAAAGATGGTGCCCCCTGCGTTTTCGGAGGAACTGTGTACCAGAGCGGAGAGTCTTTCCAGAGCAGCTGCAAATACCAGTGCACGTGTCTGGACGGGTCGGTGGGCTGCGTGCCCCTATGCAGCGTGGACGTCCGCCTGCCCAGCCCCGACTGCCCCTTCCCTCGGAGGGTCAAACTGCCCGGGAAATGCTGCGAGGAATGGGTGTGTGATGAGCCCAAGGAGCACACCGTGGTCGGCCCTGCGCTCGCAG CTTACCGGCCGGAAGACACGTTTGGCCCAGACCCAACCATGATCCGAGCCAACTGCCTGGTCCAGACCACAGAGTGGAGTGCCTGTTCCAAGACCTGCGGAATGGGCATCTCCACCCGGGTTACCAATGACAACGCATTCTGCAGGCTGGAGAAGCAGAGCCGCCTCTGCATGGTCAGGCCTTGCGAAGCTGACCTGGAGGAGAACATTAAG AAAGGCAAAAAGTGCATCCGGACCCCCAAAATCTCCAAGCCTATCAAGTTTGAGCTTTCTGGCTGCACCAGCATGAAGACATACCGAGCTAAATTCTGCGGAGTGTGCACAGACGGGCGGTGCTGCACCCCCCACAGAACCACCACCCTTCCCGTGGAGTTCAAGTGTCCTGATGGGGAGGTCATGAAGAAGAGCATGATGTTCATCAAGACCTGTGCCTGCCATTACAACTGCCCCGGAGACAATGACATCTTCGAGTCACTGTACTACAGGAAGATGTATGGAGACATGGCCTAA